One Leopardus geoffroyi isolate Oge1 chromosome C1, O.geoffroyi_Oge1_pat1.0, whole genome shotgun sequence DNA segment encodes these proteins:
- the THEM4 gene encoding acyl-coenzyme A thioesterase THEM4 produces MGRSWRAGGPALIRTRALVAVGAMLRSCVSRLRTLAVLRGPPGGAPLPAKDPWSPRVNPGAGRRERAAKPGCVRGDLRSFSSEVIHMDLSLPNPSWNEDMRLLFDQFMKKSEDGSWKHLPSYKSKFTQSTEDIKIYFPDAKLMEEKLSQAQLFPRSLEEGLGFEYAMFHNCVEDRTVCIFQGGPYLQGAPGFLHGGAIATMIDATLGMCAIVAIGVAMTASLNISFKRPIPLGSVVVINSQVDKVEGRKLFLSCNIRSVDEKTVYSEATSLFVKLDPKTRLT; encoded by the exons ATGGGGAGGAGCTGGCGTGCAGGGGGCCCAGCACTAATCCGGACCCGAGCCTTGGTCGCTGTCGGAGCCATGCTGCGGAGCTGCGTCTCACGACTGCGCACGCTTGCGGTTCTGCGCGGCCCGCCCGGAGGCGCGCCTCTGCCGGCGAAGGACCCGTGGTCGCCGCGGGTGAATCCCGGAGCCGGGCGGCGGGAGCGGGCGGCCAAGCCAGGCTGCGTCAGGGGTGACCTG agGTCATTTTCTTCTGAGGTCATTCATATGGACctttctctccccaaccccagtTGGAATGAGGACATGAGACTTCTCTTTGACCAGTTcatgaaaaaaagtgaagacgGCTCTTGGAAACATTTGCCTtcatataaaagtaaatttactCAAAGCACTGAAGACATCAAAATCTATTTTCCTG ACGCAAAGCTAATGGAAGAAAAACTGTCACAGGCCCAGCTCTTTCCCAGAAGCCTTGAGGAAGGCCTGGGCTTTGAATATGCAATGTTCCATAATTGTGTTGAAGACAGGACAGTTTGCATATTTCAAGGAGGTCCCTACCtgcaaggagcacctgg ATTCCTTCACGGAGGTGCCATTGCAACCATGATTGATGCTACTCTTGGTATGTGTGCTATAGTAGCCATAGGAGTTGCCATGACTGCCAGCCTCAACATcagttttaaaag GCCTATCCCCCTTGGTTCTGTTGTTGTGATAAATAGTCAAGTTGATAAAGTTGAAGGAAGGAAATTGTTTCTTTCTTGTAATATCCGAAGTGTGGATGAGAAGACCGTGTACTCAGAGGCAACAA gtttatttgtaAAGCTGGATCCTAAAACAAGGTTGACATAA